One Coleofasciculus sp. FACHB-T130 genomic window, AATTCCCCATCGTGCTAGCTGAGTCATCACCCACAGTCCTTCCTCCGGTTCTGGAAAGTTCGCTTTATCGACAAAGAACTGGTTATAACGCAACATCTGTTCGGGTGCTGCGCCCGTCCCGCGAATGTAGGGATCGATAAAGCCGGGACGGGTGTATTCTGGGGCGGAGCCGATGTATTGCGGCTGACACAGTAAGTTGACAATTTCTTCCCGATTGCGTCGGTCATCGCAGTATTCGCAAGCTTCCAAAAGCGCTTTTATCAATGCGATATGAGTTTGCGGGTACTTATTTGCCCATTCTTCCTGGCATCCGAGTACCTTCTCCGGATGTCCCGCCCACAACTCCATATCGGTGGCGATGACAAAACCGAGTTTTTCATGAACGGCGCGAGAGTTCCAAGGTTCGCCGACACAGTAGCCATCAATACTTCCAGATTTCAGATTAGCGACCATCTGGGCGGGTGGAATCACCGTCAAACTGACATCTCGGTCGGGATCAATGCCGCCACTTGCCAGCCAGTAGCGCAGCATCATGTTGTGCATGGAGGCAGGATGCACCACTCCGAGCGTATGGATCTTGTCGGGAGTTTGCGCGATCGCTTCCTTGAAATCTGCCAAGGTGCGAACGCCGCGATCGTACAAATCCTTACTGAAGGTAATCGCATTGCCATTGCGCGATAAAGTCATCGCCGTACACACAGGCAGTGGCGGGCCATCGGCTCCCAAGGTCATTGCCATCGGCATTCCGGCAACCATCTGGGCAGCGTCTAGGCGTCCCGTCGCCACCCCTTGCGCGATCGCTTTCCAACTGGGTTCGCGGTTCAGCGTCACATCTTCTAACCCGTGCTTAGCGAAGAAACCTTTTTCTTTTGCCACCACCAAAGGGGCGCAGTCAGTTAGGGGAATAAAGCCAATTTCCAGATTGACTTTCTCCAACCCATTCCGGGCAACCACCGCCGGTTGCGTAGCTTTGCGCTGCTTGGCTTTTTTCTGCTGGTTGAGGAAGTAAATCATCTCATTTCGCAAGCCGTAGTAGCTGGGATGATTGACAACCTCCATGCGCTTGCGTGGGCGAGGGATGGAGACTTCCAGAATTTGCCCGATATGGGCATCTGGGCCGTTAGTCAGCATCACAATTCGGTCAGATAGTAGCAGCGCTTCGTCCACAT contains:
- a CDS encoding nitrate ABC transporter ATP-binding protein (This model describes the ATP binding subunits of ATP-binding cassette (ABC) transporters for nitrate transport, or for bicarbonate transport, in bacteria and archaea.), with protein sequence MSVFVEIDHVDRVYSLANGGTYVALKNIDLKIKQGEFVSLIGHSGCGKSTLLNMVAGLDRPTSGGVILEGRQVTSPGPDRMVVFQNYSLLPWLTVRENIALGVDEVLQDRPRGERKGIVEHHIDLVGLRHAADKRPGQLSGGMRQRVAIARALALRPKLLLLDEPFGALDALTRGGLQEKLMQICQESKVTAIMVTHDVDEALLLSDRIVMLTNGPDAHIGQILEVSIPRPRKRMEVVNHPSYYGLRNEMIYFLNQQKKAKQRKATQPAVVARNGLEKVNLEIGFIPLTDCAPLVVAKEKGFFAKHGLEDVTLNREPSWKAIAQGVATGRLDAAQMVAGMPMAMTLGADGPPLPVCTAMTLSRNGNAITFSKDLYDRGVRTLADFKEAIAQTPDKIHTLGVVHPASMHNMMLRYWLASGGIDPDRDVSLTVIPPAQMVANLKSGSIDGYCVGEPWNSRAVHEKLGFVIATDMELWAGHPEKVLGCQEEWANKYPQTHIALIKALLEACEYCDDRRNREEIVNLLCQPQYIGSAPEYTRPGFIDPYIRGTGAAPEQMLRYNQFFVDKANFPEPEEGLWVMTQLARWGIVPFPKNWLEIQERVRRIDVFREAARELGLMDIGRDRAPMQMFDGTIFNPDDPIKYLNSLEIKRPIRIEEINIDPLVASR